The sequence AACACTGGTAAGCTTAAGAGATAGAGCTTATCTCTGACATCAAACAtaagaatttgatttttatttttaggcaTCTTGAATTAAACAATGAATTTCACTTCACCGGTTAATGTTGTTAATGgaagatatttgaaaaataactcaaaatcTTAATGTATTTATTCGTCATTGAACAACATATTGTTTAGTTAACAGAATATTTACAATTTAAAGTCATTTacttgaaaatcaaatttcctCAAAGATGTTATAAAATTTGACTTTGACTACTATTACGGTTCTTCGTTTAATGGGATGTACAAATACTCTTACTTTGTAGtttatttccattaaaaaaaatgaatttgatttcatgTATGAAATCCAAATGGCTATCAATATTGATGACagtgggaaaaaaagaaaagtttccGAGATACGGAAAATCTTGGATGAAGCCTTTTTGGATATGCATATTAATgcttgaaaatataaaaaatatctatatatagataatttttaagattgtaTAGTAATTATGTAATGTTTTGTTTAATTCTCCTTTTAtaagttcttcaaaattaatttaaagagcATTAATACCAATAattatgatgatgataataaataatataatgtatTAATGGTACTTGTATGATAGTTTAATGCACTAGaaattaagtttattatttttggtaattttactaaaatacttctatatttgtattattgtgACAACTTGTAGTACCattcatattaaataaattttcataattattgaaaataaatttcaatgcTATAAATTTGCCATTATTAGTGAAGCACTAATTTTAATGCATTAATTtcctatttattattaattaagatattgttatattattgcaaaactttggggatgtttgataattgttttcaaaaataattctgaaaaataattttgaaaatcgtTTTTGAAAtctattctctaatttttgtagaagaaaagtttgtttggaaatctaaaatatttttaaattatttaaaaatcatttttatatgtaatgttttatttttaattattatattgtataattatttcttaaaagaatcctaaaaaaaaagtgaaaataataaaaaaataactaaaaaaatgtttttgaaaacgcttggttttttgttcataaaaacaaaaggagaaaacaattttttactACCAAACatatttggtgttttttttttgggaatagcagaaatttgttataataaacAATTCTCGGCcctttattacattttttttttgtgagtccttatgttttcttttctgacatttctgttttattttgcattaaattatcatttatttttttagattgcAGTCTTATTACAATAATTGAAGTACTTAAAGGCTTAAAGCTTAAAGGTTAGAGAAGTGTTTGGGCTGGGCCAAAAGAGGCTTTTGGATGGAGATACCAAACGAAGCCCAAGACCTCTGAGCCCGCGGCTATGGCGTTTGGGCGGGGGATTTAGAAATAGAGGGAGCCGTGGAGTCTACGAATGAAGGGGAAGAGAGAGAcagaaagagagggagagagaaagagaggaagggagatagagagagagaagtggaAGATGGTGGGTGTCTCTCCGGCGCTGGTGGTCTTAAGTGGGTGGAattttgaagtttgaatatCTAGGGTTTGAGTGTCTAACTGGAATTGTGATTTTTGCAGGAGAAATCAACAGAGGAACTTGAACCCCTTTTCGATTACAGTCGAGTCCAGCCTTTAAATTTCGTACCCCTCGACGGTCAGTTTAACACCCACTCTCTCTTTGTATTGCTCTTCGTTTCTTTCTCTGTGACTTTCCTTCTTTATGGGCAGACGATGATTCAGATTCATCCCCGAATCTGACCCCTAAACGAAAAAAGCTTTCCAATTCTTCTGTAAGATCTCTCTCTTTGTATATTTATGTGTGCATGGATGTACGCATGTGCGCGTTTTCTGACGTCTCTTactttgaattgaatttgacTCATTTGAGTGGAGATGGTACTTGAGAATGGGGTTGCTTTCATGGATTTTGCATGTGTGTGTACCTGAGTGTTTGTGGgcgtggttttttattttttattttttatttaagatataTTGTGTATTAATTGGGGAATTTGGTtgaaaaggaagagaagaacGAGAATGTTACACAGGTgattgattgcaaagaaaacgAGGAAGAAGATTGGCTACCTCCACCTCCCAAGCTTTCTGTCGATGTGCAAAACCAGCTTGGTGAGGATTCGACTCTAAAGCAGCTCAGGTATTCACAAATTGTTCCTTATCTGGAATACAATATAGAGAATACTAAATTGCATGTAGCAATCACACAAATATGCTTCTTGGTATAGAGAAAATGGCAGGAATGTAACTCTGCATAATGTAGGCCTTGTAtggaatataatataaaaaattgttaaatggCATTAAGCAACCACTCAAATTGAGTCTTGGAATATATATGATGGCAGGGATGTAACTTATTGAAACATGAGGAGTAATTATTGTTTGTGTCTCTTTAAGTAAGCCATCTATGGGATAGCTTCCTATGATTAAGAATTGCTTTACAATATAGGCCTTCTCCACTCGCCCCTTGTAAACTCACTAATCTATTGACCAGCTGGAAGCTCTTTGTATCTGATCATTGGCATAAACAGTTAAAAGCTTATCATGGGTGCCCTGTAATTACATTTGCAGCATTCTTACAGAAAGCTGTTATGATTCCTTCATTAGCTTGACATGGCATAGGTGTCTAAAGTGCCCCTACAAGAATTTACTGAAGTAAAGTGCACACCAACTAGGTATCACACTTATTTGCCATGCACAAATTTGACAGACATAAAGGTAAGTATTGGACACAGATGGACATGAGTGTTGtgttaaaattttctaacacaCTAACCATCAATAGGGACAAGTGTCCTATGTATATAATCTAATAGATTCAGCctatacaaaaggaaaaaaaggggggaaaaaatgTCGGcaagtttttaatttatttttatttttgagaccATTTTCTGTATCTTGAGAGGACTAAGCTATGAGTATCTTGTGACATGTGGTGAGAAAGATTTTATACATTGTAATCTCATGGAAGATGATAGATGTGGTCCTGCTACTATGGGTATTGAAATGGTAACTATTGGTCAATCGGTCCATTATTTATCAAAACCCCTTTGGCTTGCCAAATTGTAGTTCAATAATGTTGTCCTAATGCTGTTtaccttttttgtttctttgaattTGGTTTTCCTCCTGATATTTTACTCTCACTTTTGCTGATTAAATGCGTTTCCCTGCATGCAGGTTAAAGAAGCAGGAGTTGCTGTTATTTGCTGAATCAGCCAAAGATGTGCTGCGAACTGTGGAAGAGTCTGCAAAAAGAGAACTTGGCAGTTCATTACAGTCTTATATTGAAAGTGTTGCAAGCCAACCATCCAAGCCTCCTTGTGAGAGAGCTAAAATAGTTATTTCTATCCAGGACAAGGATGGACTCAAGCAATTTCGCATATATATGGTATACTTTTGCTCACaaagtttataaaatttttctctCTTATGATTTGTATGCATCTATTTGGCGATACATGTCCTAAATTGTTGGCTAGTTTGGCTATTTTGATATAAGAAAGGAGGTTCAACAAAGTTAGTTCAAGAAATTTTCCACTAAAAGTTGGTTGTTGGATGGGGGTTGAACCTTGCTATGCAAGGAAGTCCAAAAAGCCCTTCAAGATGGTGTGGTTTGAAGGAGGAAAGGGCTACAAGTTGGTGCTACATAGCAACAATGTCAATAGATTCTTGATATGCTCAGTTTTGTTAACAAAGGAGAAAAGGTTCTCCTTAGTATTCCCGTAAGGTAAGGATCTTCTAGGGAGATAGAAGACCCTAGCCACCAAGTTGAGGAGCATTAGAGTTGTTCCTTGCCCAGGCCTTAGGCGGCCCCCAAGGTGGATTTACGATGAGTGGAGGAGAGTGGAGGTGAAGTCCTGCCAAAGTGTGTTTCTTTTGCAAAGGGAGTGATTAAAGGTAAGAGGAAGGTGAGTGAGGCAATTTGGATTCAGATGGAGGAGGTGAGGAGGTTTTCTAGACTAGGTGTTGGATGTGGGCTCTTTGAAATCTTGGGCTAGTGAATTTTGGAGATTGAAAAGAAACCTTCGACCGATTTTATTGGGAGGTTCTCTCACCGTGTTTGAGTTTTAAGAATGGTTTAAAGTTGAAAGGATATGACATATGGGGAACATTTTTACAAGGGGAAAAGATTGCGGACTGACAAGTGAGGGCCAGATGTTGGCTATTTTAAGGATGAGGCTTGTGCTAGTGAAGTATGGGTGAGAGTGATTGGATTGCCTCTATTTTGTTGGATGAAGGAAGGATCAGAGGCGAAAAACCCCTTTTCGcttcgaaaatatgtggttgaaagTGGAGGGGTTCAAAGACTTGGTCAGGAATTGGTGGACAAGCTATAATTTCAAGGGATCTTGCAGTCACATTCTTGCTACTAAATTAAAGGCTCTGAAGTAGGATTTGAAAGTTTGGAATAGAGAGGTGATAGGGAATGTCTCCTTGAATAAAAACATCGTTCTCAATTGGATTGGTTTTTGGGATGCCAAAGAAAGAGATTGTGGTCTCTCGTTAGAGGATTCCGAGGCTAGAAGATGCGTAGTGGAGGACTTCGGCAAGTGGGTAGTCATGGAAGAGATCTCTTGGAGGCAAAAGTCAAGAGAATTGCGGTTGAAAGAAGGTGGTAAAAACTCAAAGTTCTTTCATAAGATGGCTACGTTCGGAGAAggaattttttatcttctattATAGTGGATGGTAGGAAGTTGACTGAGGAGACAGAGATAAAGAAGGGGGTGGTTAATGCATTTCAGAATATTTTTTCAGAGACATGGGACTAGCGACCGAGCATTTCTGAATTGTCATTCTCCTTTTTGGACAGTGTCAAGGCGGGGCTCCTCGAGGATGCTTTTTCTGAGGAAGAGATCCAGAATACACTCTCTAGTTTGAGTGGGGATAAAGCCCTTGGACCGGATGGGTTCACTTtggctttttggcaattttgttgggACATATAATGGGCTTTTTTTTGCTGAATTTCATGATTCGGGCCATTTCAAGAGAAGTTTAAATTCCACCTTTATTGTTCTCATACCTAAGAAGGGGGGAACAAATGATTTGAAGGATTTTCGTCTTATAAGCTTAGTGGGGAGTTTTTACAAGCTTCTAACTTAAGTTTTGGAAAATAGATTGAAAACAGTGATGGGGAAAGTGATTTCAAATTCCTAACACGCCTTGTTGAAGGTAGGCATATTTTGGATGTTGTCCTTATAGCAAATGAGGCCTTAGACTCAAGACTAAAAAGTGCAAAGGGTGGCATTATTTGCAAGATGGATATTGAAAAGAcgtatgatcatgtggattggacTTTCTTACTAGCAATCATGGAAAAGATGGGGTTAAGTGGGTTAGTTGGATGAGGTGGTGTATTTCTTAAGCTCATTTTGTCGATCTTGTTTAATGATGGTTCCCCATTAggctttttccaaaatttttagaGGCTTAAGATAGGGAGAtcatctttctcctttcctcTTCATTTTGGCAACGGAGCCGCTGTCTTGTATATTGAAAAGAGCTTTACAAGGGGGGGCTATCTTAAGGGTTTCATGGTGAGTGGGAGAGGAGGCGAGGGCGGGGCATTGTCTCTTCTTTTATTTGCTAATGATACCCTAGTTTTTTTATGATCCAAGCAAGAAGCATGTGGAGGTCTTGAGTTGGGCTTTCATGTGTATCCCAGCATTTTATATAATTCTTTATGCAAGTGCCATGTAACTGAATGTGAATACCAAATgcatctcaattttttttttctttctagtcaAATTAAATACATGCATCTCTTTTCCTTTGTGCATATTTTGTGATCCAATTTTATACTATTATTTtgtggtaattttttttttatttgacataaactGTATGTTTGATGTCATTAAGAGTTACTCCATCTTTGTAGGATGACAAGTTTGAGCGGCTTTTTAAGATGTACGCGGATAAACTTAAGCTTGACCTGAAaagcttaattttttgttttgatgggGATAAAATTAGTCCCACAGCAACTCCTGATGAGCTTGGAATGGAGGACAATGATATTGTTGAAGTGCACATTAAATCAAGCTAACTGAGGTAAAAGATCAACTTTAGCAGCAAACCTCTAGTTTCCCTTTCTGTGGTTCTGAAATTGTGGCAGATGCTTGTGATCCTATTTTGGCTACTGGTTAATTTTGATGTATGTGTTAAGTGTATGTGCATGTAAGTGAATGTGTTCATATTGGATGGGTCTTACTTTGGGTGTCCTTAGGTTATGTCATATTTGTGATATAGTTGTAACAGTTTGCTGCTTTAAACATAGTGAATCTTGCCAAAAGTGGAATTTGGAACTTTTAGTGTCTTATAATCCTAAAACTCATTTGCGCACAACAGACACTGAGGCATAGAGTTGGCAGGTGACACAGTGAATCTTTAAGATGAACAATTTTTCATAGCTTAGGGGCTCCCCATTCATCATGCTCTTTTCCAAATGAAACAAATactcacataaaaaaataagtaattccTGAATGGTGAAACCTGAAGATAGAAATCTTATTTCTTAAGGATGTTAATTTAATAGGGTAATTGTCAGCCCTTGGGATAGGTGGCAAGGGTTTGTACTGTTGTGGTGGATATGGGGGATGTTCGAGGTTTAGTTCCATATACCCAAAAAAAGGGGAAACCTGCCAATAAAGAATAGGCTACTTATCACTCTCATGTCCCAGCTTTCCTATCACTGTTCTCTAGATTCTGCAAACAGAATTAGTTCTTAACATTATAACCAATGCTAGCTTCAAATTTCCCATGTTTCAAAACATTGTCTTTGTAAAGGAAAGGTCCCCAAGTTACAACATATTTAATTCTatttgagaggaaaaaaaaaattgaactgtTTACTTTAActacaaaaaccatttttatgtGGTTTTAGGAGAACCAACATAAAATATATGCAACTTAAGGCTTATCTGATGGATTGTGTAAAAAATGGTGGGACCAGAATGTATGTTACAGTAGGCTCACATCAGGGGTATTTTTTGagcttgtttttcaaaacaaatttgcGCCTTATCTATGATGTGGTCTCAGTGAATAACTAAACCAGAAGCAAACACAGGACTAGCATTTTGAGGGTTGCTTTGGAATTTAACAGTTTTAAACTGCCGTGGAAATTTGATGTTCAAGGTGTAACTTGATTAAGGGCATGCATCATAATCAAGTTGTGGTAATGGTAAATTAATGGATTAaagactctctctctctctctctctccatatatatatatatatatatacacacaccggggttgaaaaaaattgcaaatgtGAAGATCACTTGGCTAAGATGTTATAACATATTCTGCTTACAATGCAAATGTCAAGAGAACATTTGAAGGTGCATTTCcctagaaaaaaatatttctgagGGTCACAAATATTATCCAAAAGCTTCCTGAAGGCTTTCAAATTGTTCTGTTATAATCTTAATCAAACTTTCATTAGTTTGTGACATGAATCTCATTGAAAATAGGTTTTCTTATACTATGAGCCAAATAATCATGGGTAATTGGAACAATGACTCAGGTCTAATGTACCGGCAAAGAAAGTCAGAGCAAGGGATGTAAATAGGTGGATAGTTTAGAAGTGATTTCACAGACATTTTTGGCATGTTTAGTGATGCCATGACACGGGTGGACAAGAGGGAGGGGATGGTGGAAGCATGATAATGCTAGAAATTATTATGCAGATCTTAAGCGTGCATGGGGGAGAAAGAGAGCAACTCCATGTACACTCAatcaacttgttttttaattctCTCCTCACTTTGCCACCTGATTGtcagtttaattttcattttttcttgttttttaatgGCTGTTTGCATTAACTTCCTCTTTGATTTTCTCTAATTGCTGCTTCTTTGACTCAGGTCTTTTGCTTCAGCTGTGGCTCCATAATCAACTTGTGTTGCTCTTTTGGAGCTCGCCATTTTCCCAACTTTTTGGCCCTCAATTGCTGTGCTATgcaaaattttgggattttctaGGCAACAACAATAACTATTATAAGCTTATAAGTTGCTTAATCACAAGAAAGTGATTtcagaacaaaaaacaattctccCATGCTTATGTCCTCATGTAACTATATGTTGCTAAAATTGTTTATGGACAGGACCATTAACTTATAGTTGTTTGTACTTTGTACAGACATCATGGATTTCTGCTTCTTGATTTAAATTAGACGTGGGTGTCATTGTATATTTGCTGAACCCAAAGTCCAGATTGGAGCTAGAATCAATTTATTCAAGAACATGCATGTACCTTGAGAAAATGCTGAAATGAAATCAATCAATTTTGTCCTGCAGGGAGatcaaatgtttttcttttatttctcattttttctagTACTTGGAAAATCAATCAATTTTGCCTGCGAAagattattttcactttttgatGAGGAGGATGTCTTCCATTCTTCCTTTTCGTGCCTGGGCTTTCTAGAGGCTGAAGTAAATGGTGGGTGCCCACTTCCAGTTGGTTGGAGGTGTTAGCTTGAAGCACCCAAAATGCAGCTTTGACTCGGTTGTGGCAGCGATGAGCTTGAGGAAAATGTTGTTTACGGCACTCAAAAGAGTAGTAGAGTAACAAGGTATCGTCTAAATTCAGAGGTAGTGGGTGGCACCATGTGCGAGTGCTGGACGTGATTGCTGCCCTAAGGTATCGTTTAAACTCAAAACTGTAGTATTCCCCTGTTTCTCATGGTCATTGCAGTCTGAACAAAGAATTGCTGCTTTTGTGCCCACACGAGCACATGCGCCATAGATGAGAAAAGCACGTCTTGAATTTTGATAGTTTTGTTCGAGGATGAAAATATAtcagaaatattaataaaatataaaatattacatattttgacaaaaacaaaaatgatgaaataaataaaaatatatatgttaaagttattttgtaattataattgcTGTAAATATGGtcaagaataatatttatcaaattttttaaaaaaaaattatcttaaattcatttaaaatatgttttattacattataaataaaaaaaattaaatgaatttatataaatattttatttgacatttaatttttaaaattttattataaatttatggtgataattttttgttattgacattaatttatttaaataattaaaattattaaaaattatattaataatttattttatcaaattaattttaatttataaaatattataattttgccattttttatattttagaaatttttaaataaatttatatttttaatattttaaaataaaaacaactaaaattaaaaggataaatataaaaaaattaaagtaaagtaataataattttttataacatatttatacAAGCGAGACACAGTCAAAACATGACAAGTAATTTATAGTCCTACTAGGCTACTACACATACAGtgaaatttggaaaaataaatatatgataaattaatgaacttaaataataaaattttctaatattaatttgatttaatgtattaaattaataatcatattcaatTGAGATGATATGCTCTTTATTCATTTTTGTACTTTATAACATATTTTCGCAAGTGAGAAACACCAAAGCATGACACAAGTAACTTATAGTCTTATTTATACATACAATGATGAAtaaatattctataaattaataaaattatttaaataataaagttttCTAATCTCAATTTGGTTTAATATACTCAATTAATAATCTTACCATGAGCatgtttgatagtattttttaaaaacatttttagcctcaaaaatatttttttgacaaaaaaattaggtatttaataaaatttataaaacatcttTAGAACcagtttgaaagtgattttagaaaacatttttaatatttttaacacttaaattttttttatcatttaaatattagaaagattagaaatgttttttagaatcattgtcaaacatagGTTGTTAAAGAATTACTTGTAATGCTtcttaaagaaatatttatagtccgtttaatagtgattttatgaaacatttttaatatttgaaattttttatcatacaaATACTAAAAagtctaaaaatgtttttaaaaatcagtatcaaatgcactcttaaaatgcatttaacatttattatagaaaatatttatagtccttttaatatttgaataataaaaaattttaattgttaaaaagattaaaagcgtttcttaaaattattatcaaacgaACTCTTAATTAATGATTCTTccataaacatttttttagtttcactaaaaacactttgagaACAAATATTGTAAAATGCACtttgaatatataaaataatattttttttaaaaataaaaaatataaattataggaaatataaatcaataattgttgaaaaaaatagcaaataaaaTACAGCATCGAGTAACTTTTCACTActtatattttctcaatttaactttttctcaaaatatgcagtttttatatataaaaacaaaactcaatCTCATCCTTAGTCTTTTTCAATACATACACTacttctaatatatatttttcgtTTACAAGAGATGTAATAGAAATATGATTCTCTCTTTAAACTACTAAATATTCATTTACgagaaattaataaattatttattcaatataaatcaatattcccattaataatttttcttggtGTCAAAAgtatcatttttcaaaagttttatcATAACTTTGTTACCTGATAATTACAAGTCAATCTCCACACTTTGTAAAGCACCTTCCTATCACCATTTTTGGATGTTAAGATTAGTTGTTTTGTCGTAGTTTGAAGAAATAGTCCAACTAACATGGTCGATTTCTATTTGAATTAAAGTTGAATCAATCTTTTAGTAATagaaaaaccaaaccaaatcaAGCTTGTTTATAGTTGATTTGATTCGGTTTAAATGATGAATTAGATGCAAATTAATGTATGCATTTAGTCTAATTCAATTTAACTTGCGTTAGAagtttaaaatatcataaatatatttaaaaaattaatttgattataacctaataataatgaattattttaatatgaaaatatatatatatatatatatatatatataatagcaaatattaaaaaactcatctggaaaataaaaaattatgtaatatgAAAGTCTTGGAATCttgatttagttcaatttttaataaaattgattttcaaaattttaaaattttcaaatagatttgATGGTTATAtggatcaattttattagtttttagggtgtttggtaaaacttaattcttattatttaataacttaaaccaactttaagttaaattataatttaagttattgatttaaaatttattatttaatttttattttaagtattaaagttgtttaataaaattaacttataaattattttaaacaatcaaattgacatatttatcctcataaattataattatggcaaATAAAGTCAAGTAATAATGTTGTGAAATAACAAATAAGCTTATAAAGATAACTGAGgtaaatgaaagtaaaaaattagactTAAGAAGAAgttaattatctttatttattattttaaattatactattaaattattttatcaaatatatttaatttatttaataattttaattaagttattaaatcaggTTAAATTATATGTTACGAAACTCGGACTTGCACTTGGATCAGGACATGTACCtttaatatgtatttatttacGTTTCCACGAATGACTGGTAACGTTTTCGTCTTCTCATGGTCTGCCTTATCAGTTCTC is a genomic window of Vitis riparia cultivar Riparia Gloire de Montpellier isolate 1030 chromosome 1, EGFV_Vit.rip_1.0, whole genome shotgun sequence containing:
- the LOC117927182 gene encoding uncharacterized protein LOC117927182 isoform X1; the encoded protein is MKGKRETEREGERKRGREIEREKWKMEKSTEELEPLFDYSRVQPLNFVPLDDDDSDSSPNLTPKRKKLSNSSEEKNENVTQVIDCKENEEEDWLPPPPKLSVDVQNQLGEDSTLKQLRLKKQELLLFAESAKDVLRTVEESAKRELGSSLQSYIESVASQPSKPPCERAKIVISIQDKDGLKQFRIYMDDKFERLFKMYADKLKLDLKSLIFCFDGDKISPTATPDELGMEDNDIVEVHIKSS
- the LOC117927182 gene encoding uncharacterized protein LOC117927182 isoform X2, which translates into the protein MKGKRETEREGERKRGREIEREKWKMEKSTEELEPLFDYSRVQPLNFVPLDDSSPNLTPKRKKLSNSSEEKNENVTQVIDCKENEEEDWLPPPPKLSVDVQNQLGEDSTLKQLRLKKQELLLFAESAKDVLRTVEESAKRELGSSLQSYIESVASQPSKPPCERAKIVISIQDKDGLKQFRIYMDDKFERLFKMYADKLKLDLKSLIFCFDGDKISPTATPDELGMEDNDIVEVHIKSS